One window of Planctomycetia bacterium genomic DNA carries:
- a CDS encoding tetratricopeptide repeat protein → MSGSPIRLPLLDFVYQQFLDDHDTAAFIRKVSSRYGCATLERLLESSSRSCRRAAALALGYLGNYDVNAALGKALRDGDRGVRTLAENAVRAVWCRAGTPIQQKLLEQVIRDNVERRHEQAFVRATELVDLAPWFAEAWNQRAISQYGLGRYNESIADCRRALEINPYHFGSAAGMGQCYLNMGETDDALECFRRALRLNPELEGIRAAVLNIDRARRKNS, encoded by the coding sequence GTGAGCGGCTCTCCCATCCGCTTGCCGCTGCTCGATTTCGTCTACCAGCAGTTTCTCGACGACCACGATACCGCGGCGTTCATTCGCAAGGTCTCGTCGAGATACGGTTGTGCGACGCTCGAGCGGCTCCTCGAAAGCTCCTCGCGGAGTTGCCGCCGGGCCGCAGCCTTAGCGCTCGGCTATCTGGGAAATTACGACGTCAACGCCGCTCTCGGCAAGGCCCTGCGCGACGGCGACCGCGGCGTCCGAACTCTGGCCGAGAACGCGGTGCGGGCCGTGTGGTGTCGCGCCGGCACTCCGATCCAGCAAAAACTGCTCGAGCAGGTGATTCGCGACAACGTCGAACGCCGGCATGAACAAGCGTTCGTGCGAGCCACGGAATTGGTCGACCTCGCACCCTGGTTCGCCGAAGCGTGGAACCAACGGGCCATCTCGCAATACGGCCTCGGCCGCTACAACGAGAGCATCGCCGATTGCCGCCGGGCACTCGAAATCAACCCTTACCATTTCGGCTCCGCCGCCGGCATGGGCCAATGCTATCTGAACATGGGAGAAACCGACGACGCACTCGAATGCTTCCGTCGGGCTCTGCGGTTGAACCCGGAGTTGGAAGGCATTCGCGCCGCCGTGCTGAACATCGATCGGGCCCGTCGCAAGAACTCATAG